In Oncorhynchus tshawytscha isolate Ot180627B linkage group LG08, Otsh_v2.0, whole genome shotgun sequence, the genomic window gctaattaacaagcgtatgtgacaaatacaatttgatttgatttggtctgaTTTAAATATGTGAACGTGacgaatatttgtattatttttattttattactatCGCCATCTACTGACCATGTTTAACCCCTACCACATACAGGTGAACTCCTTTCATTTTGTAGATTCCTTTCCTTTCCTGGTTTCCTTTCTATTCATATTTTCCTAGCTTCCTTTCATCCTTGCCAAGCTTCCTTTCTTTCCctacctccctttcctctcctcctcccctatctcAATTTCTTTCACTTTTTTCCTAACTAGGAAAGGGGGAAAATCAAGCAAGTTaggggaagaggaaaggaagcTAGACAGGAGGAAAATATAGGGAGCTAGAAAAGGAGTGCAAGTATCTAGGGAATAAAACGGAGGAAAGGAAGTCAGGAAGGATTTTTTTTATAAAGATGTTttattgtcaaatcaaattttatttgtcacatacacatggttagcagatgttaatgcgagtgtagcgaaatgcttgtgcttctagttccgacaatgcagtaataaccaacaagtaatctaactaacaattccaaaaaactactgtcttatacacagagtaaggggataaagaatatgtacataaggatatatgaatgagtgatggtacagagcaggataggcaagatgcagtagatggtatcgagtacagtatattttttattttgatttatttcacctttatttaaccaggtaggctagttgagaacaagttctcatttacaactgcaaactggccaagataaagcatagcagtgtgagcagacaacacagagttacacatggaataaacaattaacaagtcaataacacaatacatatgagatgagtatgtaaacaaagtggcatagttaaagtggctagttatacatgtattacataaggatgcagtcgatgatatagagtacagtatatacgtatgcatatgagatgaataatgtagggtaagtaacattatataaggtagcattgtttaaagtggcattgtttaaagtggctagtgatatatttacatcatttcccatcaattcccattattaaagtggctggagttgagtcagtgtcattgacagtgtgttggcagcagccactcaatgttagtggtggctgtttaacagtctgatggccttgagatagaagctgtttttcagtctctcggtcccagctttgatgcacctgtactgacctcgccttctggatgacagcggggtgaacaggcagtggctcggttggttgatgtccttgatgatctttatggccttcctgtagcattgggtggtggaggtgccctggagggcaggtagtttgcccccggtgatgcgttgtgcagacctcactaccctctggagagccttacggttgagggcggtgcagttgccataccaggcggtgatacagcccgccaggatgctctcgattgtgcatctgtaaaagtttgtgagtgcttttggtgacaagccgaatttcttcagcctcctgaggttgaagaggcgctgctgcgccttcctcacgatgctgtccgtgtgagtggaccaattcagtttgtctgtgatgtgtatgccgaggaacttaaaacttgctaccctctccactactgttccatcgatgtggataggggggtgttccctctgctgtttcctgaagtccacaatcatctccttagttttgttgacgttgagtgtgaggttattttcctgacaccacactccgagggccctcacctcctccctgtaggccgtctcgtcgttgttggtaatcaagcctaccactgttgtgtcgtcggcaaacttgatgattgagttggaggcgtgcgtggccacgcagtcgtgggtgaacagggagtacaggagagggctcagaacgcacccttgtggggccccagtgttgaggatcagcggggaggagatgttgttgcctaccctcaccacctgggggcggcccgtcaggaagtccagtacccagttgcacagtgcggggtcgagacccagggtctcgagcttgatgacgagcttggagggtactatggtgttgaatgccgagctgtagtcgatgaacagcattctcacataggtattcctcttgtccagatgggttagggcagtgtggttgagattgcatcgtctgtggacctatttgggcggtaagcaaattggagtgggtctagggtgtcaggtagggtggaggtgatatggtccttgactagtctctcaaagcacttcatgatgacggatgtgagtgctacggggcggtagtcgtttagctcagttaccttagctttcttgggaacaggaacaatggtggccctcttgaagcatgtgggaacagcagactggtatagggattgattgaatatgtccgtaaacacaccggccagctggtctgcgcatgctctgagggcgcggctggggatgccgtctgggcctgcagccttgcgagggttaacacgtttaaatgtcttactcacctcggctgcagtgaaggagagaccgcatgttttcgttgcaggccaagtcagtggcactgtattgtcctcaaagcaggtaaaaagttatttagtctgcctgggagcaagacatcctggtccgtgactgggctggatttcttcctgtagtccgtgattgactgtagaccctgccacatgcctcttgtgtctgagccgttgaattgagattctactttgtctctgtactggcgcttagcttgtttgatagccttgcggagggaatagctgcactgtttgtattcggtcatgttaccagacaccttgccctgattaaaagcagtggttcgcgctttcagtttcacacgaatgctgccatcaatccacggtttctggtttgggaatgttttaatcgttgctatgggaacgacatcttcaacgcacgttctaatgaactcgcacaccgaatcagcgtattcgtcaatattgttatctgacgcaatacgaaacatgtcccagtccacgtgatggaagcagtcttggagtgtggagtcagcttggtcggaccagcgttggacagacctcagcgtgggagcctcttgttttagtttctgtctgtaggcagggatcaacaaaatggagtcgtggtcagcttttccgaaaggggggcagggcagggccttatatgcgtcgcggaagttagagtaacaatgatccaaggtctttccacccctggttgcgcaatcgatatgctgataaaatttagggagtcttgttttcagattagccttgttaaaatccccagctacaatgaatgcagcctccggataaatcgtttccagtttgcagagagttaaataaagttcgttcagagccatcgatgtgtctgcttggggggatatatacggctgtgattataatcgaagagaattctcttggtagataatgcggtctacatttgattgtgaggaattctaaatcaggtgaacagaaggatttgagttcctgtatgtttctttcatcacaccatgtcacgttggccataaggcatacgcccccgcccctcttcttaccagaaagatgtttgtttctgtcggcgcgatgcgtggagaaacccgttggctgcaccgcttcggatagcgtctctccagtgagccatgtttccgtgaaacaaagaacgttacagtctctgatgtccctctggaatgctacccttgctcggatttcatcaaccttgttgtcaagagactggacattggcaaggagaatgctagggagtggtgcacggcgtgcccgtctccggagtctgaccagaagaccgcctcgtttccctctctttcggagtcgtttttttgggtcgctgcataggatccactccgttgtcctgtttgtaaggcagaacacaggatccgcgtcgcgaaaaacatattcttggtcgtactgatggtaagttgacgctgatcttatattcagtagttcttctcgactgtgtgtaatgaaacctaagatgacctggggtactaatgtaagaaataacacgtaaaaaaaaacaaaaaactgcatagtttcctaggaacgcgaagcgaggcggccatctctgtcggcgccggaagagcgCACATCAGATATgtgcagggaaatgtgtttttttacagTGTCAGCCATAgtagcaaattagggttaaatgccttgctcactTTGGGTATTCGAACCATCTGGCCCAATGCTGTAATGCTAGGTTACCTGCTGCCAAGGGAAGCtaagaaaggaggaaaggaaattaggaaagggagagaggaaagaaggaaagtaatctaggaaagaaaaggaggaggtcacATGTACAGTTTGTGTAAGGGATTATTAGTCAGAGGCTATGAGAGTACATGATTAGGTAGGAGGGTTTAATTTTtatttgtatgtttgtttgttttattttattctagTCTGTAAACTATGCTTGACCACACCCTCcactacagtaggtggcggcagaGGCACGGTTGTTTGCAGACCGCCATTAGAAGAAGGCATGTCATGTGATCTACCATTACAGAAATCTTCTGGAATAAATAAACCGACAAGCTAGTCAACTCAAACATCATCATTTGAAAAGAGGTTACGCTCATTTAGGTTTGTTCAAAAAGTTTAGCTATATATGAAGTATAATGTCGTCAAGCCATGCCAAAGTCGCGGTTGGTGCATCCAAAGACTCAAGTTTTTTGGGAGGAAGGATACCATCAGAAATCGAAATCATGGCTAAACAGCTGAAGGATTTAGACCAAGAAATGTTTAGAAAAATATTGAAAGGTTTGTTACGTTGCATGCCATTAACTTTGGTATATTGTTAAATTAATTTGTTTTAATTTCTCTTCcgtttgtccacacacacacacacaaaccattttGACATCACTTTTCTTGTGTCAATTCCCAGCGGTGGTGAGTGCTATTGAGGGCAAGGACTGCAGAGAAGCAATGAAGGCTATCGCGGAAAATGCTGCCCTCCCTGAAGAACGGTTGAGTTATGTTGTGGCTGGAATGTACAGACTCCTAAAAGAGGCATTACGTATCCCCACATCATCGTTAAAACAAGAGGTAAAGAACTGGTTATTGTTTATGTTGTATTGAAACCATACTCATAGACCATGGTCAGATTGGATTTCTAGATGACGTCTGATTTCATGACTCctacataacatctacaataaaatatattttgtttatgtCTTCTAGGTCTTCAAAGAAGATCTACGGGAACTAAGGTAGCTTCTTCCATGTATCACCTCATCACATCTCAAAGCTGTGAAGCATCAGTTTATCTTGCCTGTATCAAGGAATTGAACAACTGCTTACAATAGGCCAGAGataatcaactagattcagccaaggATGGTCAGGGGCCTAATTACAAATAaattgtagactgcaaattgtcCACGTGGAGCCCAAATAGATTTGaccaaaacataataatttcaaaccctGCTCGTATTTGTATATGATCAATTCTGTCACTGTGTGGGAGTGCTTGgaaacagatttcctaaattaaaatcacctgaagctgatttcctggtgtttttacagtctattTGCTCAGATAACttagggggccaaataaaaccacatgCGGGCCAAATTTGTCCCACaaggccgccagttggggaaccctacAATAGCCATAATTTGTTTATCTTGGATTGCCTATCACAGAAGGAGCTGGTGGTATATGAGAATACACACATTATTACAAAATATCATTGTGTAAATTAACCCaaaggttgtttttttgtttgttgcatttATCGTAATATGAAACACTGACTACACTTGGCAGTCTACATTATTCAAAGCAATTATTAATACTGTGCCGTCAATATTATCTGGACATGTTTTGAATTGTTTTCAGCTGACATTCCATTCTTTCATTGTAGGATACCTGAGGAATTCATCACAGACTTTGCAAGTGTGGTGTTTGGCAATCGGTATGTTGACTTGTTATGGATTAACATTAGCCTATATTCCCACAATTCATTTTGTtgttatacaatgcattcggtaagtattcagaccccttccctttttccacatttagttacgttacagacttattctaaaatgtataaagtaaaacattttgcacatcaatctaaacacaataccccataatgacaatgcgaaaCAGGTTTATGGACATTTTtgcttatttacatacagtaccagtcaaaagtttggacaactactcattccagtttctttatttgtactattttctacattgtaaaataatagtaaagacatcaaaactatgaaataacacatggaatcatgtagtaaccaagaaagtgttaaacaaatcaaaatatattttatatttgagattcttcaaagtagccacgctttgccttgatgcctttgcacactcttggcattctgttaaccagcttcatgaggtagtcacctggaatgcatttcaattaacaggtgtgccttgttaaaagttaatttgtggaatttctttccttaatgtgtttgagccaatcagttgtgttgtgacaaggtaggggtgatatacagaagatagccctatatgGCAAGAactttaagacgtgaaggtcagtcaatctggaacatttcaagaactttgaaagtttcgtcaagtgcagtcacaaaaaccataaagcactatgatgaaactggctctcatgaggaccgccacaggaaaggaagacccagagttacttctgctgcagagaataagttcattagatttaactgcacctcagactgtagcccaaataaatgcttcacagagttcaagtaacagacatctcaacatcaactgttcagaggagactgtgaatcaggccttcatggtcgaattgctgcaaacaaaccactactaaaggacatcaataataataatatgaagagacttgcttgggccaagaagcacgagcaatggacatggaggaggaggtgtggggctgctttgcttgtgacactgtttgtgatttattttgaattcaaggcacagttaaccagcatggctaccacagcattcagcagcgaaatgccatcccatctggtttgcgcatagTGAGACTATAATTTTGTTtttgaacaggacaatgacccaaaacacctccagactgtgtaagggctatttgaccaagaaggaaagtgatggagtgctgcctcagatgacctggcctccacaatcacccaacctcaacccaattgagatggtttgggatgagttagactgcagagtgaaggaaaagcagccaacaagtgatcagcatacagcatatgtgggaactcctttcaAGATTGTTGGTAAAGTagtcctcatgaagctggttgagagaatgccaagagtgtgcaaagctgtcgtcaaggcgaCGCTACTTTGAATaacgttttttggttactacatgatattatttatacttcatagttttgatgtctttactattttacaatgtagaaaatagtcaaataaagaaaaacccttgaatgagtaggtgtgtcaacttttgactggtactgtacattttcagaccctttgctatgagacttgaagttaagctcaggtgcatcatgtttccattggtcatccttgaaatgtttccacaacttaattggagtccaccttttatttaaattaaattgattggacatgatttggaaaggcacacacctgtctatataaggtccctcagttgacagtgcatgtcagagcaaaaaccaagccccgaggtcgaaggaattatccgtagcggtccgagacaggatcgtgtcgaggcagagatctggggatgggtaccaaaacatttctacagcattggaGGTtctgaagaacacagtggcctccatcattcttaaatggaagaagtttggaaccaccaagacacttcctagagctggccacccggccaaactgagcaattgtgggagaagggccttgttcagggaggtgaccaagaacctgatggtccctctgacagagctccagagttcctctgtggagatgggagaaacttccagaaggtcaaccatctctgcagcactccaccaatcaggccttttatggtagagtggccaggtagaagctactcctcagtaaaagtcacatgacagcccgcttggagttttccaaaaggcacgtaaagactcagatcatgagaaacaatattctctggtctgatgaaaccaaaattgaactctttgtcctgaaggccaagtgtcacatctggaagaaagcaggcaccatctctacagtgaagcactgtggtggcagcatcatgctgtttttcagcggcaaggactgggagactagtcaggatcgtgggaagatgaacggagtaaagtgcagtggtccagccagagccgggacttgaacccgatcgaacatcactccccatccaaccagacagagcttgaaaggatctgctgagaagaatgggagaaactctccaaatacaatCGTgttgtcatacccaagaagactctactGTTATAGCTGCCTAAGATGCtttaacaaaatactgagtaaagggtctttaAGACttatataaatgtaatatttaagttTGGTTTGTAAAAATGCCTAAatgcctgtttttgctttgtcactatgtGGTATTGTCAGTGGTTTAAAGTACTtaggtaaaaatacttgaaagtactacttaaattgTTTTTGGGGGGTATAGGTACTTTTACTATACTATTTATATGAAAACAATGTattttttactccttacattctCCCTAAGACCCAAAAGTACTTAAAAAATGTTTatgcttagcaagacaggaaaatggtcaaattctcacacttattaagagaacatccctggccatcccgactgcctctggtctggtggtctcactaaacacaaatgcttaattaGTAAATTCTGTAATATatggaatttttttattttttgtagcAATTACATTTGAGacaaaagtatatttaaaaccaaatacttttagacttttactcaagttgtattttagtgggtgacttttacttgagtaattttctattaataCCGGATCAGTGGGACCCCCGTGGGagggttgagctaacgtaggctaatgtgattagcttGAGGTTGTATGttacaagaacatttcccaggacatagacatatctgatattggcagaaagattcatctaactgcactgtccaaattATAGTAGCTGTtccagtgaaagaataccatgctattgttcgAGGAGAGCGCACAGTTGTGAACTTggaaatgtattaataaaccaattaggcacatttgggcagtcttgatacaacattttaaacagaaatgcaatgattcattggatcgatctaaaactttgcacatgcactgcctgctgccatctagtggccaaaattcGCTCGGGCTGCGCTCGGGCTGGCGTAATACATTATggcatttctcttgcatttcaaagatgatggtacaacaacaacaaaaaaaacaaaagaatTCCCCTTTTTATTATCTTTCACCAGATCTAATGTGGTGGTCTCCTACATTTTAATTGAACATTTCCActaacttcaaagtgtttcttttcaaatggtatcaagaatatgcatatccttgcttcaggtcctgagctacaggcagttagatttgggtatgtcatttttggaggagaaaaaaagaacaaaaagggggcagatccttaagaggGAACTTTACTTTGACTTAAGTATGACTactattgggtactttttccaccactgggtatAGATTGCTGGGGGGGACAATCAAATCAtttttttaataaggctgtaatgtaacagttTTGAAAAAAAACAAGGGGTTTatttactttccgaatgcacgaaATGACAAACTTAATGAAAAGGTTTGTCTTAAACTAAAATCCAGGTTTCCAGCACTTAAGTGGTGGGTTTATTGTGCACAGAGACCCCTGTGGTGCTCACTCTGTGATTGTGGATCAGCTCACTGTCCCTTGCTTtctcttgggggggggggtttcagACGAACAGCACTGGAGGCAGTGGCTACACAGCAGGGGCCTCGATTACCCTCCCTGAAGGATTTTAGATGGAGAGTGGATGTGGCCATATCAACAAGGTACACTATACTTTGTTCACTATCACATAGGAGGGTCAACTTTTTGATGGAGAAATTGAACAGAGAATTAAACTGAGAAAAAATGCATGCAGTGGTATCGTTATATAGTAGTACAATAAATGGTTTGATAAATAGTTAACACATTTCATTGTGTAGTGAGAATTTAAAAAGCAAACGGTATTGCTTAGAAGGCTCTGATTTAATAATACATGCATCACATTGTCTGTTATTTTCTTGGAAGCTCCCTAGCTCGTGCCTTGCAGCCCTCCATTTTAATGCAGATGAAGCTCTCAGATGGAAAGGCCCATCGCTTTGAGGTAAAAACACAAACAACTTGCTGGTTATGGCTTTCATATGCACGTCTCCTCACTGGCTTACTCGGGTGAGGGTTGATTTAAGTTTGTCTAATGCATGTAAAGATGTGTGTAATTACTCAGCCTGTAAAtatgttggcctatcacagttgCAAGTAGGTTACTATGTAACAGTGTGTCCCTGCTTTATACAACTGTGTACAACATGGTTTAGACTAGAATATGAGCTACATCTTTTTTAGACTATCAACATCTTATCTTACACTTCCCTCAAACATAAATATTGTACTGTGTTCAAACAAGTAATCAGACATTGCATTTATTCCATAGTCCATTTGTATGACAGAGCTTGATATCAGCATTCATAGTGTTAATAATAATATTTCCTTCAATACAATTGGGTaattttaaaggtagactcagcaatatgACCTAGATGCAGAAAgaaaacagcatagtgggtcaatttccgcaacaactaaGGACGTTGACGTTGAAGCACGAGGCTCAACTTCTTTGCTGTTTTGGTTCCGTGGCTACCACGTTGTAAATGAGTGAAGAGAACATGGCATGCTGCTCATGGCAACGTCATTCTACCAGTCtacctttttaaaaatgtctGGGTTTTTTCTCCCTAGGTGCCTGTTTCCAAGTTCCAAGAACTCCGATACAACGTTGCGCTTATTCTTAAAGAGATGAACGATCTGGAGAAGAGAAGCGTTTTGAAGATTCAAGATTAACCGTGCATGTCAGTAAGGTTATTAGAAGATGGTTTCATCAGGCAAGGTTTTTGCTGTAAAAAGGATTTATATGATTTTGACATGTCATACTGTAGATATTAAATATGATTAATTGTACTAAAATGGGTGTTGTGTTTTAAATATCAGATTTTTATTAGCACTTGACTTAATAATGGTGTTAACagtaaatgtgtttgtgtttataaCCATGTGTTTATTTAAATTACCGTTCAAAGTAAAGTTGACCTAGAAATACTAAGGTGACATGGGGGAAAGTTATGGGTCAGCCACAGGATGAAGGCTAAACCTCATCCAGGTCTAGACTGACTGGGTTACACCGATGGCCCACTTTCAGAGTCACTGTAAAAGAAGGTTGACCTGTCCCTGGCTGTCTGAAAATGTGATTGAGTTTGTTTGCAAGCTCAGATGACCTACCTGTGTGGAGGAATTTGGGTAACAATGTTACCCACTAACAGACTTTAGTCCTTGAatgaataaaaacacattttccatGTAATACTGCCTCTAGCACAGTGCCTATTAATGTGCCACATTAATGCCGGCAGCATAGCACCCGGGatgccactgctggcttgcttctgaagctaagcagggttggtcctggtcagtccctggatgggagaccagatactgctggaagtggtgttggagggccagtaggaggcactctttcctctggtctaaaaaatatccaaaTGCCccagggtgctgtcttttggatgggacgttaaacgggtgtcctgactctgaggtcattaaagatcccatggcacttatcgtaagagtggGGGTGTTAACACTGGTGTCCTGGCtacattcccaatctggccctcaaaccatcacggtcacctaataatccccagtttacaattggctcattcatccctcctctcccctctaactattccccaggtcgttgctgtaaatgagaacgtgttctcagtcaacctggtaaaataacaagtAAATAAACATTAGTAAAACAAGCTTAAGAATTTGTAATTATAATAGACTATCTATTATATCACTTTATAGCCTACTGCAACATACTCTCTGAGTGCTATGAACTTTTTGTCCCTGTAGGAGAACCCTCTGAAAATaaggttccagatagaacccttttcagTTCACATAAAACCTTATTTGGTAGAACATCTGCTTCCAAATATCACCCTTGaggtggaaccaaaaagggttctcagaATCCTATTTTAGAGTGTTttcgtgggttaactgccttgttcagtggcagaacgacagattttttaccatGTCTACTCGGGGAttagatctagcaacctttcggttactggtccaacgctctaaccactaggcagccTGCCGCGCCATATGCTCTACTGTCCAAGAGACCAGTGTTGGAATGCCATCAGCCTACGTACATCTATACAAGTATTACGCATTAGACCCATTTCAGCACATTGACCGCCTCAGTCCAGACGCTCTGTTACAACTGAATTGTTATTAGGCAACCGCGTTAGAAACCTGTCCAATACAAACAGCTGGCTGTGGTCACATGACAGTTTatgtaacttttatttatttataataaaaaaaatagaatatTATTTATGGTGTGCTATCATATCGTCTGAGTAGTGAGCTGAACAGGGGCGAAGACCTCAGAAAATGAGATAAATAGAGAACGACCTGTTACTTCCAAAAAATGAAATATTAATTTCGCGAGAATACTACACAACAGCAGTCATCATGGGAACGGATAGTACAGATTGTATGCTGCTTCTTGCGGTAGAAGCGTTTAAATCTAAAAACTTCGGGCTCGCAGCAGACATATACGAATGTCAAATGCTGCTCCTCCGTGACCCTGGTAAGCAGCAAGATCTGTTGGTGAAACGAGCCGATGCCTTGGCATTTGCTGGTAAATTGAACGAAGCTTTCGAAATCTACCGAAAAGCGGCTGAAATCGAGAGACTCCGACCAGTCCATCTGGAGAATCTTATTAAATATCTCTCTAACAGTATTAAAAGAAATGATGGGACACACAGTCAAAGCAACAGGCAGGAGACGAACTCTTATTGCGTTGGATATGATGCATTTACCTGCAGAATATGTTATAGATTTCTATACGAGCCAGTTACCTTGCCTTGTGGACACTGCTTTTGCAAAAAGTGCCTGGACAGAGAAAAAACGCCTGTCTGCTGCAAAGAGTGCAATGACATGACCAAATTCAATGATGTGGACAATTATAGAGTAAATGTTGTTCTTAGTAACTTGTTATCAAAGTGGTTTCCAGTTCAATTACTTGCTGTTCATCTGAGACGTGAGGGGAATGGACTATATTCAGAGAAAACGGATTCTGCTTTGGAAAAATACAACAAAGCAATACAAATAGGTATGGCATTTTACCTTTTCATTTAAATCGATGTTCTAAATGGAATTAAATGAAATCCTATGCAATGTTGCAACAGTATGTAGGGTACTGTTTTCAGTGCCCATGGGCTGGTTTAA contains:
- the commd5 gene encoding COMM domain-containing protein 5 — translated: MSSSHAKVAVGASKDSSFLGGRIPSEIEIMAKQLKDLDQEMFRKILKAVVSAIEGKDCREAMKAIAENAALPEERLSYVVAGMYRLLKEALRIPTSSLKQEVFKEDLRELRIPEEFITDFASVVFGNRRTALEAVATQQGPRLPSLKDFRWRVDVAISTSSLARALQPSILMQMKLSDGKAHRFEVPVSKFQELRYNVALILKEMNDLEKRSVLKIQD